A window of the Cicer arietinum cultivar CDC Frontier isolate Library 1 chromosome 6, Cicar.CDCFrontier_v2.0, whole genome shotgun sequence genome harbors these coding sequences:
- the LOC101508382 gene encoding phenylcoumaran benzylic ether reductase POP1, translating to MVVEVSTKILVIGGIGYVGKFIVEASVKAGHPTFALVRESTLSNPLKSSIVQNFNTLGVNVILGDIYDHQSLVKIIKEVDVVISTVSFMQLFDQYKIIDAIKEAGNIKRFFPSEFGNDVDRTHIVNEGKVMFDNKVKIRRMIEAEGIPYTYVVANFLNRHFLSNLMGIASPSDPVIILGDGNIKSTFNTEESVAAFTIKTIDDPRTLNKTLFIRPHANTLSYNDLISLWEKKNSKTLKRIYVLEEPVLKLIQESPYPLNMGLSICLTTFVKGDHTNYEIEPSFGFEASELYPDVKYTTVEDYIQENHDCSPFYLNNLISIKNVQHFHT from the exons ATGGTTGTAGAAGTGAGTACTAAGATTCTTGTGATTGGAGGAATCGGTTACGTGGGAAAGTTCATAGTCGAAGCAAGTGTTAAAGCTGGTCATCCTACTTTTGCTCTCGTACGAGAATCAACTCTTTCTAATCCACTTAAGTCATCCATCGTTCAAAATTTCAACACACTAGGCGTCAATGTAATTTTG GGAGATATATATGATCACCAGAGTTTGGTCAAGATCATAAAAGAAGTAGACGTCGTAATTTCAACCGTGAGCTTCATGCAATTATTTGATCAATATAAGATCATTGACGCTATCAAAGAAGCGGGAAATATTAAG AGGTTCTTCCCTTCGGAATTTGGAAATGATGTGGACCGAACACATATAGTAAATGAAGGAAAAGTTATGTTTGATAATAAGGTCAAAATTCGCAGAATGATTGAAGCTGAAGGAATTCCCTATACTTATGTTGTGGCTAATTTTCTCAATCGACACTTTCTATCAAACCTTATGGGCATTGCTTCTCCATCAGATCCAGTTATTATCCTTGGAGATGGAAATATCAAAT cTACTTTTAATACCGAAGAGAGTGTTGCGGCTTTCACTATAAAAACCATTGATGATCCAAGGACCTTGAACAAAACTCTCTTTATTAGACCTCATGCGAACACCTTGTCATATAATGATTTGATATCTCTTTGGGAGAAGAAGAATAGTAAGACTCTTAAAAGGATCTATGTTTTAGAGGAGCCAGTATTGAAGTTGATTCAAG AGTCACCATATCCTCTAAATATGGGCCTATCAATTTGTCTGACTACATTTGTGAAAGGAGATCACACTAACTATGAAATTGAACCCTCCTTTGGATTTGAAGCTTCAGAGCTTTATCCTGATGTCAAATACACTACTGTGGAAGACTACATTCAGGAAAATCATGATTGTTCCCCattttatttaaacaatttaatctcCATTAAGAATGTACAACATTTCCATACATGA